The Urocitellus parryii isolate mUroPar1 chromosome 6, mUroPar1.hap1, whole genome shotgun sequence genome includes a window with the following:
- the LOC144255461 gene encoding BPI fold-containing family A member 1-like: MFHTGGVVVFCGLLAQVTAQLAGLPLPLDPGLPEPLDPTLSLNPTPALDSNPIDLAGTLRDALSNCLLFGGLLDILENLPLLDILKTGGDTSGGLVGLFGKLPSSLPILNNILYIKVTNPQLLELSYVQSHSTHGLYVTIPLGMILKVNTPPFRSLLELDVKLNITAELLVERDTEGKSHLVLGDCTHSPGSLRISLLNGHTFFAPFPIQDLVENLTGILNKVLPELVQGKVCRLVNGVLEKLDIPLVHEIIRVRNLPCSPPNKTAPLLHQGVLCCFSIILRLILDLNSFGVPRGSPLLQLRWTFMSAIPVSGRRLPLPVGAAGVITGVPRCSTFKDPLL, translated from the exons ATGTTTCACACTGGGGGCGTCGTTGTCTTCTGTGGGCTGCTGGCCCAGGTCACAGCCCAGCTCGCAGGCCTGCCCTTGCCACTGGACCCAGGCCTGCCTGAGCCCCTGGACCCGACACTGTCCTTGAATCcgaccccagccctggattcaaatcccataGATCTTGCTGGAACCTTGAGGGATG CTCTCAGCAATTGCCTGCTCTTTGGGGGTCTGCTGGACATTCTGGAAAACCTCCCGCTTTTGGACATCCTGAAGACTGGAGGGGACACTTCTGGTGGCCTGGTTGGCCTATTTGGAAAActgccttcctctctccccatccTGAACAACATCCTTTA CATCAAGGTCACCAATCCTCAGCTGTTGGAACTCAGTTATGTGCAGAGCCAcagcacccatggcctctacGTCACCATCCCGCTAGGCATGATACTTAAAGTGAATAC GCCCCCATTCAGAAGTCTGCTGGAGCTGGACGTGAAGCTCAACATCACTGCGGAACTCTTGGTTGAGAGAGACACTGAGGGGAAGAGCCACCTGGTGCTTGGTGACTGCACCCATTCCCCTGGCAGCCTGCGGATCTCCCTGCTTAATGG TCACACCTTTTTTGCTCCCTTCCCCATTCAAGACCTGGTGGAAAACCTCACGGGCATCTTGAATAAAGTCCTTCCTGAGCTGGTGCAGGGCAAG GTGTGCCGACTGGTCAATGGCGTTCTCGAAAAACTGGACATCCCCCTGGTGCATGAGATCATTC gtGTGCGgaacctcccctgctccccaccaAATAAAACCGCTCCTCTTCTGCACCAGGGCGTCTTGTGCTGCTTCAGCATCAT ATTGAGGCTCATCCTTGACCTCAACAGCTTCGGGGTCCCCCGGGGCAGCCCACTCCTGCAGCTAAGGTGGACTTTCATGTCTGCCATCCCTGTATCCGGCAGGCGATTGCCGCTGCCTGTTGGTGCAGCTGGCGTGATCACAGGAGTTCCACGCTGTTCCACGTTCAAAGACCCTTTGCTCTGA